From one Mycosarcoma maydis chromosome 17, whole genome shotgun sequence genomic stretch:
- a CDS encoding tRNA 2'-phosphotransferase (related to TPT1 - tRNA 2`-phosphotransferase), producing the protein MSTQEPATSSSSTDPAVSDVKLERKARKEAQKALKLQQAAQKKIAIKAEQPSTASSSISKSSSANASASASSSSSSSLKAPRKPPSSDEQLSRALAYILRHGAEKEALEIRADGYVLLEHVLQRPRVKSVTITLPDGKKTKPRLEDVRRIVESNEKKRFELSQQNSAEWWVRAVQGHSLKNVVELQHVALTLENLHLLKLTHDDPHNHSLTEEHHLKTNLDALQIASEHRVQVIHGTYAPAWDLILASGGLKPMTRNHIHLAKGKFGQQGVISGMRKSANRLIYIDIVKAITDGIPFYLSSNGVVLTPGDNQHHMLGVQYFTKVEDQNAQLVWSRPPSPSPSPSPSPSPTV; encoded by the coding sequence ATGTCGACACAAGAGCcagccacctcgtccagctcaACGGACCCCGCCGTTAGCGACGTAAAGCTCGAACGAAAAGCTCGAAAGGAAGCACAaaaggcgctcaagctccaacaagctgcgcaaAAGAAAATCGCCATCAAAGCGGAACAACCATCAaccgcttcctcgtccatcAGCAAGTCGTCGAGTGCGAatgcgagtgcgagtgcgagttCTAGCTCCAGTTCCAGTCTGAAAGCGCCACGAAAACCTCCatcgagcgacgagcaactCTCGCGAGCGCTCGCCTACATCCTACGACACGGTGCCGAAAAGGAAGCACTCGAGATTCGTGCCGACGGCTATGTTTTGCTAGAGCATGTGCTACAGCGACCCAGAGTCAAGAGTGTCACCATCACGCTTCCTGACGGAAAAAAGACAAAGCCACGCTTGGAGGATGTCAGGAGGATTGTAGAGAGTAACGAGAAAAAGAGGTTTGAATTGTCCCAGCAAAACTCAGCCGAGTGGTGGGTGAGAGCGGTTCAGGGACATTCGTTGAAGAACGTCGTAGAGCTGCAACACGTCGCGCTGACGTTGGAGAATCTGCACCTGTTGAAGCTGACACATGACGATCCACACAATCACAGCCTCACAGAAGAGCACCATCTGAAGACCAACCTCGATGCCTTGCAGATCGCCAGCGAGCATCGCGTGCAAGTCATCCACGGAACCTATGCTCCAGCTTGGGACCTCATCCTCGCATCCGGCGGCTTGAAGCCCATGACTCGCAATCACATCCACCTTGCCAAAGGCAAGTTTGGCCAACAGGGAGTCATATCCGGCATGCGCAAATCCGCCAACAGGCTCATCTAcatcgacattgtcaaAGCCATCACCGACGGCATCCCGTTTTACCTCTCTTCCAACGGCGTCGTTCTCACCCCAGGTGACAACCAACATCACATGCTCGGCGTACAGTACTTTACCAAGGTAGAAGATCAAAACGCGCAGCTCGTGTGGTCTCGAccgccgtcgccgtcgccgtcgccgtcgccgtcgccgtcgccgacTGTATAA
- a CDS encoding tRNA splicing endonuclease subunit SEN54 gives MVIAPTTPRRRTTASSSFSPLSPTLSPTSASRTPATPSFDVQQDMEDPTATPSAYIRSNTASSSKPSPVSEPHVADDSDAEDEAPDYLRLLSTLHPKSKSASNASGIVIPKRGEKDFEPTGFGGQSKLLERSREAMFTAVSGERRVAYRSLVRATWDARTRRARLLDIQGKIFETVGVIQREQVVDKATGKLVTKAWNELLPEEALFLTERGSLQIYHPAEAQPQPQPQPNEEEPALVPMSVQQAFAALMQPLSEPDSTIQQDEPLTREAYLIYAHLKRLGYVVQRASIVDAIRAAPISASALAKKNTTNQTQAAQQSSAKANQPVKPKSIIADPQRPIKLTTIFDILLYAPRRIMQLAADGVSALVDWWQWIWRNTMVRMGTWIAALAWRARGTSGRANATATATAPGLGLGLGLGLHNQHQDGRRFLGEKGACIEWNTYDAVFSSLQIVPSGHDFWLPCDSTGDVQTETCSATSTIRLVPGSHSRSSRNELKPFYYAWRPATLYRKSHPPPAEFRIVILNARTTPVPSVWAFETMFAHIPVPGSDQELVGGACSSTTSATEQGGQGVERTMSEHEIRERLEYEKQLKASNQAKNRAAYGKFSQGKQKFLREKAAARQQAAERRKELLKSSSANEWAKRMRHTSVYTMLVRIALLDFTPVKAVARLFRHSPGCWSPPARANRMHAGAKWKSRNTPREGGNGRGSTGNPFPPLKAGRRSVVVAVVDGSVTTLLRFGEAEFAHWSLYGLPHESQTQSHHTP, from the coding sequence ATGGTCATTGCACCCACCACGCCACGTCGGCGCACAAcggcatcatcatctttcTCGCCACTGTCACCAACTCTGTCACCCACTTCTGCCAGTCGCACACCCGCTACACCATCGTTCGATGTACAGCAAGACATGGAGGATCCCACCGCAACACCGAGCGCCTACATCCGATCCAACACTGCCAGCTCCTCGAAACCTAGCCCTGTCTCTGAACCGCACGTCGCCGATGACTCAGACGCCGAAGATGAAGCGCCCGACTATCTCCGCCTGCTCTCCACCCTCCATCCTAAATCCAAATCTGCTTCCAACGCATccggcatcgtcatcccCAAGCGAGGCGAGAAAGATTTCGAACCCACCGGTTTCGGTGGTCAATCCAAACTGCTCGAGCGAAGCAGAGAAGCCATGTTCACAGCCGTCTCGGGAGAGCGCAGAGTGGCATatcgctcgctcgtgcGAGCCACGTGGGATGCTAGAACGAGGAGGGCGAGATTGTTGGACATACAGGGTAAAATTTTCGAAACCGTGGGGGTGATCCAGAGAGAACAGGTGGTCGACAAAGCTACAGGCAAGTTGGTCACCAAAGCATGGAACGAGCTATTGCCTGAAGAAGCTTTGTTTCTCACCGAAAGAGGCAGTCTGCAGATCTATCACCCAGCCGAagcgcagccgcagccgcagccgcagccgaaCGAGGAGGAGCCGGCGCTGGTGCCCATGTCGGTACAACAAGCGTTTGCCGCATTGATGCAGCCTCTGAGCGAGCCAGATTCGACGATACAGCAAGACGAGCCACTGACGAGGGAAGCCTATCTTATCTATGCCCACCTCAAGCGGCTCGGATACGTGGTGCAACGCGCGAGCATCGTAGACGCCATTCGTGCCGCCCCGATCTCGGCTtctgcgctcgccaagaagaacaCAACCAACCAAACTCAAGCGGCGCAGCAATCTTCGGCAAAAGCCAATCAGCCTGTCAAGCCAAAGAGTATCATTGCGGATCCGCAGCGTCCGATCAAGctcaccaccatcttcGACATTTTGCTGTACGCACCACGACGTATAATGCAGCTTGCAGCCGACGGCGTGAGCGCGTTGGTGGATTGGTGGCAGTGGATTTGGCGCAACACCATGGTCAGAATGGGTACGTGGATCGCCGCGCTGGCATGGCGTGCCCGTGGAACGAGTGGAAGAGCGAATgcgacggcgacggcgacggcgcctggtcttggtctcggcCTCGGTCTGGGATTGCACAACCAGCACCAGGATGGACGACGCTTCCTGGGCGAAAAGGGCGCGTGTATCGAGTGGAACACTTACGATGCCGTGTTTAGCTCGTTGCAGATCGTACCCTCTGGACATGACTTTTGGCTCCCTTGCGACTCGACAGGTGATGTTCAAACCGAAACTTGCTctgccacctcgaccaTCCGACTCGTGCCTGGGTCGCATTCAAGATCATCCAGGAATGAGCTGAAACCATTCTACTACGCCTGGCGACCGGCGACACTGTATCGCAAATCGCATCCTCCACCGGCCGAGTTCCGGATCGTGATCCTGAATGCACGCACGACGCCTGTACCGTCGGTGTGGGCGTTTGAAACAATGTTTGCGCACATCCCGGTTCCCGGATCGGACCAGGAGCTGGTCGGTGGTGCTTGCTCAAGCACTACAAGTGCCACCGAACAAGGCGGGCAAGGCGTCGAGCGAACGATGAGCGAGCACGAAATTCGAGAGAGGCTCGAGTACGAAAAGCAACTCAAGGCATCCAACCAAGCCAAAAACCGAGCGGCGTACGGCAAATTCAGCCAAGGCAAGCAAAAGTTTCTGCGCGAaaaagcagcagccagacagcaagctgctgaACGAAGAAAGGAGCTTTTGAAAAGCTCGAGTGCGAACGAATGGGCAAAACGGATGCGCCACACAAGCGTATATACGATGCTGGTTCGAATCGCACTGCTCGATTTCACGCCGGTGAAAGCGGTGGCGAGGCTCTTCCGGCATTCGCCCGGCTGCTGGTCGCCCCCCGCACGTGCCAACAGGATGCACGCAGGTGCCAAGTGGAAATCTCGCAACACACCTCGTGAGGGAGGCAA